A genomic segment from Thermodesulfobacteriota bacterium encodes:
- a CDS encoding aldehyde ferredoxin oxidoreductase family protein, with amino-acid sequence MLKAHPDFLDLTSLAQYSSYRTPMFGWTGKILRVNLTHRTIDEERLDSQERELYLGGRGLGVKWVYDRGQVEPLSPDNLLVFATGPLTGTGALASGRATAVSKSPLTGAICYSNVGGTFGVHVKKTGYDAIIIDGASPEPLLLEIGGDRPVLKNAWELWGKNTGQVFDHLKGYKAVLCIGIAGEKKNRLASIMHNRSHAFGRGGLGAVMGAKGLKAIAINGTGSVKIARPKEFKNRQENLNKIIAASPVLKNLSLLGTPSLIKVINWAGLLPVANFRKSSFPEADVLAAEALKKLYKPKSRACLACPVACKKEMQAHIPLPEYETIGMFGPNNENSALPSIIEVNQICNDYGLDTISVGSTLACYAEIRGVKLKPAEICDLVKDIGEVRGSGAAMGEGSLHYARAQNRKEASMTVKGLELPAYDPRKAYGLALAYGTSNRGGCHLGAYMVAPEALRKPKAIEPRTFTGKPSYLAIFQDTFAAVDSLVVCKFAYLGAGQEEYANILTAVTGETFAADDLNKIGERIWNLERLYNIREGFTKNDDFLPNRFYEKTGLENASVENIDRIHYDKALTEYYRHRGWTDEGVPGDHKLKDLGLMNL; translated from the coding sequence ATGCTGAAAGCTCATCCGGACTTTTTGGATTTGACTTCCCTTGCGCAATATAGTAGCTATCGTACACCTATGTTTGGCTGGACAGGTAAAATATTGAGGGTCAATCTGACTCACAGGACTATAGATGAGGAACGCCTCGATTCGCAGGAAAGGGAACTCTATCTGGGCGGACGCGGTCTGGGCGTAAAATGGGTCTATGACCGTGGTCAGGTCGAACCTTTATCCCCGGACAATCTCCTGGTTTTTGCTACTGGTCCCCTCACCGGCACCGGGGCGCTGGCCTCCGGCCGGGCCACGGCTGTATCCAAATCACCATTAACGGGCGCCATCTGTTACAGTAACGTTGGTGGTACATTTGGCGTGCACGTAAAAAAAACGGGCTATGACGCAATAATCATAGATGGCGCCTCTCCAGAACCACTTCTCCTCGAAATTGGAGGCGACCGGCCTGTCCTGAAAAATGCGTGGGAACTGTGGGGGAAAAATACCGGACAAGTCTTTGACCACCTGAAGGGGTACAAAGCAGTCCTCTGTATCGGCATAGCCGGAGAGAAAAAAAACCGTCTGGCCTCTATAATGCACAACCGATCCCACGCCTTTGGCCGAGGTGGACTGGGCGCCGTAATGGGCGCGAAAGGGCTTAAAGCTATCGCCATCAACGGTACCGGGAGTGTAAAAATAGCCCGGCCAAAAGAATTTAAAAATCGCCAGGAAAACCTGAACAAAATCATTGCGGCCAGCCCGGTTTTGAAAAACCTCTCCCTTCTTGGCACACCCAGTCTTATCAAAGTAATTAATTGGGCCGGGCTCCTGCCCGTAGCCAATTTCAGAAAATCGTCATTTCCAGAGGCCGATGTATTAGCGGCGGAAGCCCTGAAAAAATTATACAAACCAAAGAGCAGGGCCTGCCTTGCCTGTCCCGTGGCCTGTAAAAAGGAGATGCAAGCCCATATCCCTTTGCCGGAATATGAAACCATAGGTATGTTCGGCCCCAATAATGAAAACAGCGCCCTGCCATCTATTATCGAAGTTAACCAAATCTGCAATGACTACGGGTTGGACACCATCAGCGTTGGCTCTACCTTGGCCTGCTATGCGGAGATAAGGGGCGTGAAACTTAAACCGGCTGAGATCTGCGATCTTGTCAAGGACATAGGCGAGGTCAGAGGGTCAGGGGCGGCCATGGGTGAAGGTTCACTGCATTATGCCCGAGCCCAAAACCGAAAAGAGGCTTCGATGACCGTTAAAGGGCTAGAACTCCCGGCTTATGACCCACGTAAAGCCTACGGCCTGGCGCTGGCCTACGGGACATCGAACCGGGGCGGATGTCACCTGGGAGCCTATATGGTTGCCCCGGAAGCGCTGCGTAAGCCCAAAGCTATTGAGCCACGCACCTTCACAGGCAAGCCTTCTTACTTGGCCATATTTCAAGACACTTTTGCTGCTGTAGATTCCCTGGTAGTGTGTAAGTTTGCTTACTTAGGGGCCGGACAAGAAGAATATGCCAATATACTGACTGCCGTAACCGGCGAAACTTTCGCGGCAGACGATCTTAATAAGATCGGCGAACGGATCTGGAACCTGGAAAGACTCTATAATATCCGGGAAGGATTTACAAAAAATGACGATTTCCTGCCGAATCGCTTTTATGAAAAGACGGGCCTAGAGAACGCCTCGGTGGAAAATATCGACCGAATTCATTATGATAAAGCCTTAACAGAATACTACCGGCATAGAGGATGGACCGACGAAGGTGTGCCCGGAGACCATAAGCTCAAGGACTTAGGATTGATGAACTTGTAG
- a CDS encoding sigma-54 dependent transcriptional regulator, with protein sequence MRKLLLIDDEEGVRNILGLSLRNDGYNVLLAGDGRKGLELLKGEQPDIVLTDIKMPGMDGLEVLKKVKEIRPETEVIIITGHGDMSLAVKSLQLDASDFITKPVSDEALSIALVRAENRLEVRARLREYTNNMENLVREKTGELEKTYKGIEAFYNIYQHISDKTSLKEVLDFIIGKVGEFINYQHVQPLIFNGRKDGFVVIEGYKPAGSEMETAGVMELASIVEPITLKDTQFDSLCVKGLDSLPGVLIPIAKHGDVIGGIVIYSREAISEKDVRFVYLMVSQAAGTVRRIVLQDEKLRDLHNKIARFSRYGELIGKDHKMQQIYDLIGDVAPTNVTVLIQGESGTGKELVARAIHMNSLRKDKHFVAVNCSSYPLTLLESELFGHERGAFTGAVRRRLGCFERAHGGTIFLDEIGEIPPVFQVKLLRVLETQEFQRLGGEEAIKVDIRIVVATNKELRKEVEKGAFREDLYYRLNIIPISLPPLRTRKNDIPLLAGHFLAKLNAGQGEKVMGITPEAMRILMDYHWPGNVRELENTIEHAFILTKGEFITEESLPAYLRFGLDKGKDASSFEENELRFLTRMLEQYQWNKFQVAKKLNISRSTLYAKLKKYHIECSGFTVNKS encoded by the coding sequence ATGCGGAAGCTTTTATTAATCGATGACGAAGAAGGCGTAAGAAACATTTTAGGACTTTCTTTAAGGAACGACGGGTATAATGTTTTGTTGGCCGGAGATGGTCGGAAGGGCCTGGAGCTGTTGAAGGGCGAGCAGCCGGATATAGTCCTGACCGATATAAAAATGCCCGGTATGGATGGCCTCGAAGTTTTAAAGAAGGTTAAAGAAATCAGACCGGAAACAGAGGTTATAATTATTACCGGACATGGAGATATGAGCCTGGCCGTCAAGTCTCTCCAATTGGACGCCTCTGACTTTATAACCAAGCCGGTCAGTGACGAGGCGCTTTCCATTGCCCTGGTCCGGGCTGAAAACAGACTGGAAGTGAGGGCCAGACTCCGGGAATATACCAATAACATGGAGAATCTGGTCAGGGAAAAGACCGGGGAGCTTGAGAAGACTTACAAAGGTATAGAGGCATTCTATAACATCTATCAACATATCAGCGACAAGACCTCTTTAAAAGAGGTTCTTGATTTTATAATTGGTAAGGTAGGCGAGTTCATTAATTATCAGCACGTACAACCCTTGATCTTTAACGGACGGAAGGATGGTTTTGTTGTTATTGAAGGCTATAAGCCGGCAGGATCTGAAATGGAAACTGCCGGGGTAATGGAACTGGCCTCTATAGTCGAGCCGATAACGCTCAAAGATACCCAGTTTGATAGCCTGTGCGTTAAAGGATTGGATAGTCTGCCCGGGGTGCTCATCCCCATCGCGAAGCATGGCGATGTCATCGGCGGCATTGTGATTTATAGTCGTGAGGCTATTTCAGAGAAAGATGTCAGGTTCGTATATCTTATGGTTTCACAGGCAGCGGGGACGGTCCGCCGGATTGTTTTACAGGACGAAAAGCTGCGGGACTTGCATAACAAGATCGCAAGGTTTTCAAGATACGGCGAGCTTATCGGCAAGGACCATAAGATGCAGCAGATTTATGACCTTATCGGGGACGTGGCGCCCACTAACGTGACTGTTCTCATTCAGGGAGAAAGTGGCACCGGCAAGGAATTGGTAGCCAGGGCTATTCACATGAACAGCCTGCGCAAAGATAAACACTTTGTAGCGGTTAACTGTTCTTCTTATCCCCTTACCCTGCTGGAAAGTGAGCTTTTTGGCCATGAAAGGGGCGCTTTTACCGGCGCCGTGCGCCGGAGGCTGGGATGTTTTGAGCGGGCCCATGGCGGTACGATTTTTCTGGATGAAATAGGAGAGATCCCGCCGGTCTTTCAGGTCAAACTTTTACGGGTCCTTGAGACCCAGGAATTTCAGAGGCTAGGGGGCGAGGAGGCCATTAAGGTGGATATAAGGATTGTTGTGGCTACTAACAAGGAACTGCGGAAGGAGGTAGAGAAGGGTGCATTCAGAGAAGACCTCTATTATCGCCTCAATATCATCCCCATAAGTTTGCCCCCTTTGCGCACTAGAAAGAATGATATTCCCCTCTTGGCCGGGCACTTCCTGGCCAAGTTGAATGCCGGCCAGGGGGAAAAGGTTATGGGTATTACACCGGAGGCCATGCGGATATTGATGGACTATCATTGGCCGGGCAATGTCCGGGAACTGGAAAACACCATCGAACACGCCTTTATATTGACCAAAGGAGAGTTTATCACGGAAGAAAGCCTCCCGGCTTACTTGCGGTTTGGCCTTGATAAAGGGAAAGATGCAAGTTCCTTTGAAGAAAATGAACTGAGATTTCTTACCAGGATGTTGGAGCAATACCAGTGGAATAAATTCCAGGTGGCTAAGAAGTTAAATATCAGCCGTAGCACCCTTTATGCCAAGCTCAAAAAATACCATATAGAATGTTCCGGATTTACAGTTAACAAAAGTTAA
- a CDS encoding ATP-binding protein, with product MSFWAMLRNRLIPESLKAKTILGVGIILLTVMGAFNYLAIVTQVKRLTDENRKMALEISNTVIKGIEYPMLEGDMDKVQAILERLGTLEDLKVVHLCDENGIIRHNGTARYDVGRKAISQVTFEALRIGKLAHGLEKHHFDSASVEILRYAIPIHNEKACYKCHGSEKPILGVLSVGFSRDPIRKMLASVRGQNLFLAVVSLSVVVFFLTLWLNRYIVRPLARLTGLADEISRGKYVPGSGKFPRRAVHCWELLDCNKKDCPAYERNSIPCWYVPDTLCFGEPSGKFPEKIQQCAECPVYKRHKGDEIVKLQDAFRHMLHKLSAYEKELRVSEEKYRLLFNANPDPIFIIDRDKFRILDVNERTLERYGYSREELLEMSFDSLGHKPTGEVISGFKELSPGECGFFTKKRHTHKDGRPFYVNITVCPARYMGMDALIVATTDITESVEKEAQLIQAGKMTTIGTMASGIAHELNQPLNVLKIGSDFLLKMIRRREKIDIEELKIVAEEISGHVDRASGIINHLREFSRASTPVRSLMDINKPIQDVFKVLGQQLRLHQVEIKLDLAKDLPPIMADHNRLEQVFINMVTNALDAIDEKVEKMGTEAGGMSITIKSFLEDGRVVVVVSDTGIGIPDHIKDKIFEPFFTTKEVGRGTGLGMSISYGIVRDYGGTIDLKSEAGLGTTFELRFPVHSKTSEN from the coding sequence ATGTCCTTCTGGGCAATGTTAAGGAACAGACTTATACCGGAAAGCTTAAAGGCCAAGACAATACTTGGCGTCGGGATAATTTTGCTTACAGTCATGGGCGCTTTCAACTATCTTGCCATAGTTACCCAGGTTAAACGTCTTACGGATGAGAATAGAAAGATGGCCCTGGAGATAAGTAACACCGTCATAAAGGGGATAGAGTATCCCATGCTTGAGGGCGATATGGATAAAGTCCAGGCCATATTGGAGAGGCTGGGTACCCTGGAAGATTTGAAGGTGGTTCATCTCTGTGATGAAAACGGCATTATCAGGCATAACGGGACAGCCCGTTATGATGTCGGGAGGAAGGCCATTTCTCAGGTTACCTTCGAGGCCCTGCGCATCGGCAAGCTGGCACACGGATTGGAAAAACACCATTTTGATTCTGCTAGTGTAGAGATATTACGTTATGCCATCCCTATTCATAATGAAAAGGCGTGCTATAAGTGCCATGGGTCTGAAAAGCCTATCCTGGGGGTGCTATCCGTCGGATTTAGCCGGGACCCGATTCGCAAGATGCTGGCCTCTGTGCGTGGCCAGAATCTATTCTTGGCCGTAGTCTCGCTGTCGGTGGTTGTTTTTTTCCTGACCTTGTGGCTCAATAGATACATTGTCCGGCCGCTTGCCCGGTTGACCGGGTTAGCTGATGAGATCAGCCGGGGCAAATATGTCCCTGGAAGTGGAAAATTCCCGAGGCGGGCCGTTCACTGCTGGGAATTATTGGATTGCAATAAAAAGGATTGTCCCGCATATGAACGGAACAGCATACCCTGCTGGTATGTGCCTGATACACTGTGTTTTGGCGAGCCGTCGGGAAAATTTCCTGAAAAGATACAACAGTGCGCAGAATGTCCTGTTTATAAGCGTCATAAAGGAGATGAAATAGTAAAGCTTCAAGACGCCTTTCGACACATGCTCCATAAGTTGAGCGCTTATGAGAAAGAACTTCGGGTATCTGAGGAAAAATACAGACTTTTGTTTAATGCCAATCCTGACCCGATTTTTATTATAGACAGGGATAAGTTCCGGATACTGGACGTTAACGAGAGGACTTTAGAGCGTTATGGTTACTCAAGGGAAGAATTATTAGAGATGTCTTTTGACAGTCTGGGCCATAAACCAACAGGAGAGGTTATATCTGGGTTCAAAGAGCTATCGCCCGGGGAATGCGGATTCTTTACGAAGAAAAGGCACACGCATAAAGATGGGCGCCCATTTTATGTGAATATTACCGTTTGTCCGGCAAGATACATGGGGATGGACGCATTAATTGTAGCGACGACCGATATTACGGAGAGTGTAGAAAAAGAGGCCCAGCTTATTCAGGCCGGCAAGATGACTACTATTGGTACCATGGCCTCCGGCATTGCCCATGAATTGAATCAGCCGTTAAACGTACTCAAGATCGGGAGTGATTTCCTTTTGAAAATGATTAGACGGCGTGAAAAGATTGATATCGAAGAGTTGAAGATTGTGGCCGAGGAAATTAGCGGTCATGTGGACCGGGCGTCCGGGATTATTAATCATTTGCGGGAGTTTTCCAGGGCATCTACCCCGGTGCGGTCGTTAATGGATATTAATAAACCGATTCAGGACGTGTTTAAGGTATTGGGTCAGCAACTAAGACTGCATCAAGTAGAGATTAAGCTTGACCTGGCCAAGGACTTACCTCCAATAATGGCCGACCATAACAGATTGGAACAGGTTTTCATCAACATGGTGACTAATGCGCTGGATGCTATAGATGAGAAGGTTGAAAAGATGGGGACAGAGGCCGGGGGAATGTCTATAACTATAAAGTCATTCCTGGAAGACGGGCGGGTTGTAGTTGTGGTATCCGATACTGGAATAGGGATTCCGGATCATATTAAGGACAAGATATTTGAGCCGTTTTTTACCACTAAAGAGGTGGGCAGGGGCACGGGACTGGGCATGTCCATTAGTTATGGAATTGTCCGTGATTACGGGGGAACCATAGATTTAAAGAGTGAAGCAGGTCTCGGCACAACTTTTGAGTTGAGATTCCCTGTCCATAGTAAGACATCGGAGAATTAA